The DNA sequence ATTTTTCCATCCGCTAAAACGTGAACGAAGTCAGGTTGAATATAGTTAAGCAATCTCTGATAGTGTGTAATCAAAAGAACTGCATTTCCTTCATTTTTAAAGTGGTTTACTCCATCTGCTACGATTCTTAAAGCATCGATATCCAATCCGGAATCGGTCTCATCAAGAATAGCCAGTTTAGGATTAAGCATCATCATCTGGAAGATCTCGTTTCTTTTCTTTTCACCTCCGGAGAATCCCTCGTTTAATGATCTTGAAAGGAAATCTTTCTTGATACCCAGTTTTTCAGATTTTTCACGGATTAATGCAAGCATTTCTTTTGCAGGCATTTCTTCCAATCCATTTGCTTTTCTTGTTTCGTTTAAAGCAGCCTTGATAAAGTTCGTTACAGAAACTCCCGGAATTTCCACTGGATATTGGAAAGAAAGGAAAATCCCTTTGTGAGCTCTATCTTCAGGAGCGTCTTCACTGATGTCTTCTCCCTGGAAAAGAATTTCTCCACCAGTCACTTCGTAATCTTCTTTTCCTGCGATTACAGAAGAAAGGGTAGATTTCCCGGCTCCGTTCGGCCCCATGATAGCGTGAACTTCGCCTGGCTTTATTTCAAGATTAATACCTTTTAATATTTCTGCGCCATCTTCAATTCTGGCGTGAAGGTTTTTAATTTCTAACATTTTATTTGCTTAAACAAATTATTTTTGAATTCTATATACTAAACTTTCAGGTTGACCAGGAACATCATTAAGAGTCCCGATTTTGATCATACCTGCCTTTTCCAAAACTTTAACAGAAGCTATATTGGTAGGACGAACGATTGCGAATATTTCCTCATTGTTCTCCTTAAAGCCAAAATCTATAGCTTTCTTTGTGAATTCTGTGGCATATCCCTTCCCCCATGCCTGGGAAGCAAAACGATAGCCTAAATTCAATTTTTCTTTGTCTCCGTAGAGTTTGTAGCTCAGTCCTCCAAAACCTATTATATTTTCAGGGCTTTCCTTTTCAGCAATAGCCCAGCTTCCAAAATGATGGCTGTCCCAATGATCAAGCATTTTTGTAAATGTATTCTCTGCTTTTTCAAAGCTCATGGGTCCGCTTGGGTTATGAATATTGGTTTCAGGGTCGTGATTAATTTCAAAGAAACGTTCAAAATCTTCTTTTGCCGGTTTTCTTAAAATTAATCTCTCTGTAACTACCATATTTATTTTATCCTACTGATCCTTCTAATGAAATCTCAAGTAATTTCTGTGCTTCAATAGCAAATTCCATTGGAAGCTTGTTTAAAACTTCTTTACTGAAACCATTTACGATCAAAGCAATTGCTCTTTCTGTAT is a window from the Chryseobacterium indologenes genome containing:
- the sufC gene encoding Fe-S cluster assembly ATPase SufC, which gives rise to MLEIKNLHARIEDGAEILKGINLEIKPGEVHAIMGPNGAGKSTLSSVIAGKEDYEVTGGEILFQGEDISEDAPEDRAHKGIFLSFQYPVEIPGVSVTNFIKAALNETRKANGLEEMPAKEMLALIREKSEKLGIKKDFLSRSLNEGFSGGEKKRNEIFQMMMLNPKLAILDETDSGLDIDALRIVADGVNHFKNEGNAVLLITHYQRLLNYIQPDFVHVLADGKIIKTGDKSLALELEEKGYDWLLN
- a CDS encoding GNAT family N-acetyltransferase is translated as MVVTERLILRKPAKEDFERFFEINHDPETNIHNPSGPMSFEKAENTFTKMLDHWDSHHFGSWAIAEKESPENIIGFGGLSYKLYGDKEKLNLGYRFASQAWGKGYATEFTKKAIDFGFKENNEEIFAIVRPTNIASVKVLEKAGMIKIGTLNDVPGQPESLVYRIQK